The sequence below is a genomic window from Oxyura jamaicensis isolate SHBP4307 breed ruddy duck chromosome 20, BPBGC_Ojam_1.0, whole genome shotgun sequence.
GATGAGTCCAGTCTTTCCCCAGATGCGGTAGGATGTGGCCAAGAGCATCCGACCTAGAAGAAAAGGAGACCAGGATAGGCTGACCCAACCTGGTGGGATCCAGAAGGCAGTGGGGTTTGGGGTCACTCCTGGCTGCTCGTGCAAGCCTTGGAAGGACACCTTCCCCTAACATGGcatggggagggagaagggccCTTTACTTGGTGATGGTGCCATCGATGTCAGAGATCACCACCTTGTCATCCCAGTTCCACAGGTAGATAGTGGCCTCACAGCGGCACGTGCCCTGGTACTGAGTTGTCACACTGAACGCCACCTCATTGGGGCCATCTTGCAGGTTCAGCCTCCCCTGCAGCAAAGCGGGAACAAGCATGATACACCAGCACTGGGACATGCCAGACCAAGGCTTTCCACAGGCCAGGACTAACACCTGAGCAGCCCAGAGACCCCCAGCCCCTACACTGGGGCCACCCAGGACAAAGTATTTGGATGCCCTAGAGAACCTTAAGGTCAGGAGTAGAGAAAACCCCATTCAGAGGTTGTATCCTCCCTACATAGAAGCAGACAATGAATTGTATGTACATACAATTTGTTCCGATGACAGCCTCAGGGATTTCTTGTAGGTTGGCAGAGATTTCTGTACAGAGGTATCTGTTGCTAATGCATCCCCTGGGTGTAGGGGCTCCTCATCACTGGAGgacccctcctcctcctgcctacacaaggaagggaagagaacagCAGCTCACAGATTTCACTATGAACACAAGAGGAGAACTGGAGGGGCCCCAGGACAACCCACCCACCCGGCCATGGAGGAGCTTGACTGGACAGAGGGTCAGCCAGAGCCTTAAAAGGGCTTTCTGTCCTTATATATGAGGCAGATTTGGGAACAACTGGTCATTTAGAAGACATAAAAGCCCACAGACCCCTGAAGGTAGCCTGGGTGCTCCAGCTTGAGCCTCCTAGCAGGAGAGAGGCACTCACCTCTGCTGAGCAGACTCGGGCTGCAGTGTCCCTGTGTTAGCCTTCCCTGGCCTTGACTGCTGCTGTGAGTGAAAAGGGGCATCATTAACACCTTGGTGTCACAGGCAGGGCTGCTTCGCTGCCACTTGGAGCGGTGACACCAAAGCAGCAGTGGCAATGCATTCCCCTGCCCTCAAGGGGACGTTGTCCCATGGAAGAGGGACTGCAACCTGGTGGCAGAGAGGGGCAGGGAGACCAAGCAGCCCAGTGCCTGGGCTATGGCATGAAGGGCACGTGGCAAGAGGCTTCACCACTGCCAGGTCTGTGCTGCTGTATTACCAGGCGTTGTTCTGGCATTAAGAGACCTGAAGGGACAGCAGCCATCCCAGGTCACTGTCATAAGGTccctctggctgctgctcagcctcagATCATCCTGCCCAaggccctgctgctctcctccccacCAGAATGGTCCCTATTCCCTGGGAGCATGCTGTCACAGCCAGCACTGCAAACACCTCCTCCGCCGGGAACTCTCGCCTCCTCCAGGAGAACCACCACCTGCTGCCTCTCTTGGGCATCTTCTCCTTCACCAGTCGGTCAATGGTGTGCTGTGAGTGTGGCAGAACACAGGAGGAAATTCGTCACTTGCAACCCCAGCCAGCTCTACAGAGCCCTAGAACAGACTTACGCAGCCCCAACCCTCCCGGACTGCCAGGAGGCCATGCCCTGGCCAGCCCTTGCACAGACAGACATCAGAACAGGTAATTTTTGGTAAGGAAACCTCAGCTCTCCAGACTTCAGTGGTACCCAAGCATCTAAAAGCCACCCATAGGTACCCATGCATCTAAAAGCAGCCatagggaaaggagagaggcccagctctgccccagtCTGGCAGCTTGGCCTCTTGCAGCCCCTCTGTGTATCTGAGCCCTGCTGAGAAGGGCAAGCAGTAGATGTGTCATGCCACTGACCTCAGGAATGTTCCTCTGGAAAGCCTGCAGGGACAGGACCATGGGAGCAGCCACTGCCCAGTTGTAATACCTGGAAGAAACAAGAGGAATGGGAATATCACCGCTTCTTGGAGCGGTGAGGGCTGTTTCCAGGTCACTGTTCTGCAGCATGGTCAGAAAGCCCTCACCCactgtctgggatggagtcacaGTCCTACAGGGTGTTCCCGTAGGGACAAAGCTAGAAGAGCTGGCCACTCACTTCTTGTTGATCAGGATCACCAGGTTGGGGTCATCGAGGAGCCCTGGATTCTCAGCAAACTCCTGGTAGGAGATGATGTGCTCCATGAACTTCTCTGGCGGGACAGAGGCTGTCATACCACTGGTGTACACGATGAGTTTCAGGACAGCAGACTCCCTTCCCCTCACACCTACCACGAGAAATCTGCCTGCTGCCCCCAAGGCCTCCACACAGTGACAGGGCAATGGCAGGCATCGCATCAGAGCCAGAGTCCACGTGGCTTTCAGCAGGTACATCTGACAGCAGCTGGACACAGGAAGGGATGCTGGGGTCTGCAACAGGCTTTGAAGTTTGCTCCACCTCACTATCAGCAAGAGAAGGAACAGCAGCAACATCAGGCAATAGCTGTAGACATGCCCCTGGTGTAAGGGCTCGAGGAGGTCTGAGCTTGCTTACTGGGGCACCCTGTACCTCCTGGGGAAATAGAGAGCCACCTGCTCCTCATCCAGGTTAGAGAGGTCTTCAAGGTAAACATCACTGGGACCCAGGTGAGGGCTTCTTTTGATGGATCCTCAATgcacagagggaaaggaaacatACTGAGATGTCTTGGAAAGTAATTCAGCCAACTCATCAAGAAAGCTAACAGCATTTCCCCTCACTCTACATCCTACAGATTTTATGAATATcaacacacaaagaaatacatttctttgcCTACTTGAAAAGCTGTCTTAaatcaacagcagcagaagtacATCAAGATACTTTCACTAAAATGAGACCACTCATAAGAAGGACACAGTAAAGTCCTGCCTGTGTTATGTTACAACAGTCTGAAGGTGACATCTGAAGCTAACACCATACAAGGTAACACTGTGATCTTCCTCTTTGTACAAGAAGGAATCCAAAATATcacttcagagatttttttctgaatttatgcTGGCTGGAGGAGTAAGGCTGGTTAGGATAGGTAACAAAGCCCTTAGTACAGCACCAAGGGAGACACGCATGCTTTGTTCTTGGTAATTTTCTACCTGACTTGGCATGCTTATGATGAAGatgcaggctgggagctgccagaCAATTCAAGTTCAGGAACACTCTACATTGCTGAGAAGCCTAAGCCTGCACAAATGCAGACACCTGAGGATGGACTTCAGGAAACTAGGCAAGAAAGTCTCAGGTCACCCAAGGTAGGAAATTAGAAAGTGTCTTCTCAAAGCAAAGGAGCTGGTGATATGCGGAGCAAAGCAAACATGTCACACCTCAAATATCCAGGGCAGTCAAGGGGTTACACTGAACCAAGAACCCAGCCCCTCTCCAAGTGCAGCTCTGTCCATGGGCTCAGACACCGCTCCCAGCAGCGCCAGTCACCTGCTCACCTTGTCTCTGCGGGGGCTTGCAGCTCTTCAAGCCCACTTGGCTCAGGACAGCAGCTCCCTCAGAGGACTCCACATCTGGCTGAATTTCCAGCACAACCCTCTCacttcccttctgctcctctAGTGGGGCTGAGGTGGCCCCTGTTGAGCTCTCTGCCCCCATGGCACTGGGGTTATCCATCAGTCCATGGGGGCTGTTGCCTTCCTTGGGCATGAGTGTTGGCTCGTcagccagcactgcagaggaACAAGGTGGGTCCTGAGGTCCTGCTGGGCATGGACCTCCTCCCAGACCTTCAGAGATGGCAAGAAAATGGGTTCTCTCATTCACTGCCACTGGGGTCACAGAGACGGTGGTTGCTGCAGTCTTTGTGGACTTGGTTGTTTTGACCCACTCCGATTTATTCACCTCAAGAAGAGAAGAATAAGTGAGGATGGGAAGTTTCTCAAAgcatcagggagaagagggcCAGCCCTCTGAGGCTGCCTGGCCCCAGCTTTCTCCACTTACCCCAGGAGCTTCAGACCCCTTCCCACTGCCTGCTGGAGGGGCACCAGAGCACTCACCTGAGGGAGCCGTCCCCAGGCCCACTGCATGTGGGATTCAGCCCCAAGAGCAAAACTCTCCTGTGGCCCAATCTCCAGCTCGGAGTCACTTCTGGGAGAAGATAGATGGCTTGGGGCTGGGCTAGAAGAAGAGAAGGCAATATTGGGCCTGCTCCACCTTAAATAGTCCCATGCTTTCCTGTCTCTTGCAAGGATTTTTAGGGCCAAAAGCCCTGTAAGGCTTGTTTCCCAGAGAGTCAGTTCTGCCCCATAGAACTACCATTTGCCAAGACTGATGGAAAGCTGAGGTCCAAGAAAGGAAAGTGCTTCAGCCCTGAGCTTTTCCACAACCAAATCTTATCAGCCAGGAAGGCTGCCTTCTGAACACCTGCCATGAGGCACACCTCTCTGCTCCCACCAAAGGGGTGCAGACCACCTTGGACCCATCCTTTACCTGTCCATGGAGGCTAGCTCTCCATCAGAGTAAGGGTGGACCTCCTGTGCCTGCAGCAAGCCAGTTTCTTCTTTGGGGAGATCAGCGAAGGAGAAATACACTGAATCACTGCAAAGAAAGCAGGAACATATAGTTACACTACTCTCAAGAGCCAGCTTCCTCTGCTGGAAAGCTGGCAATACCCAAATTTGCCATTTCCAGGACTGTTGGGCACCCCAAGGGGGCCTGcaggcccagccccagcagctcacTCAGGGGCTGGCAGCTTGAGCGGCTCCTCCACAGCCACCTCGCAGCCTCCCGCAGCAGGGCCCGCCACCTCCTTGCGCCTGGGCTTCCTCCTGCGTTGCCTCCTCCTGCGCAGGGCCACCTCAGCGCTCAGCACCTCCTGGCCATGAGAGAGTTGAGCGGCGCTCTCCGGGTTCTCCTCCGTGGGGATGGGAGACGTGCAGAGGCAGGATGGGATGCTCCTCTGGAACAGGGATGGGCAGAGGCCAtcagctccctcctctccaggctggcagcccatggctctTGTCTATCCAAGATGTTCCACCACCACAGCACCACTGAGCTCTGCCCCTGGGGGTAGTAGTGTCTAGGCCTACAGGGAAGGTTTTGTGCATGCGACacacaagtaaaaaaaaaacagagctatgCAGCCACAAGGTAAAGACATCCTTAATAAGGGCAAGGGGATGCAGGCAGGAGATGGCACCACAAGACCAGAATTATGAAGGGTGTAGATGGGATTTGTTTCTAGTGCCTTCTCCCTGCTCTCAAAACCAGCCCAAGCTAGCAGCCGCCGCAAGTCATCCTGGTAGGGAGTTGGCTGAGATTTCCAGAAGCCACAACTGATCTCATCCTGCTCACCAGGGGAGCAGACAGCCTGCCACAACATCTGGCTCACTTCCACCCCATCACAAGATCCCTCAAGAACCCAAGATCAAGATATCTGCCAGGCCAGCCAGTAGCCATGCCCGGGGAGGAAGGCCTGTCTGGGATGGGGACATTTGGTCTAACGCTCGCTCAGGGTGCTTCACTGCCCAGATGCTTCACACTGGTAAGATCCCTTGAGCAGGAACCTTTCTGGGCATACAGAACAAGGACTAACACAGCCACCCTAGGGAAGAGCAGCAGTCCAAGCCTGGTCCTTCCACCTAAGCCCTTGTGGCCACCTGGAAGTGAGGggacacagagcagcagctcatcTTCATCACTGACCTCATTCTCCTCAGACTCCTGGACAAAGAAGGCCTCGCCATTGTCACCCAGCTTCATGTGCAGGTCCACAGGCTCCCCATTGATTTCAATGTCAACCTAGCAAAGGGCAGAAGGTGTCTGTCCACCTGAACGTGCTCACCCATCAGGGCACAGCAAGGCACTtccccagggaggtggcaggTTGGGGATGCTTGGGAGGCTGACAGCCACCTGGCCTTTGGGACCAGGAACCTCTCCCCATCTTCCTAAGGAGCGCTGTCCCTTTTGAAAGGGGCTAGGTTCCATGCAGGGCATTCCCTCCAGAAATTAGCAAGAATGCCTTTAGACAAGGCTCCCTTCCTCAAACAAGGTTCTTCCATAACCCAAGGGGGGGACACTGAGGACACTACTCAGATCCTGGATCTAGAGACACCAGAAAGAAACCGCAGTCCTTCCCCATACACACAAGAATCTGAGATAGGGGAAAGGACCCAGTTCTCTGAACACCAGAGGAGGGAACCCAAGGGCACCAGCACACATCCTGCCAGGGCCAGCACCACTTACCACCTTCTCCTTGGAGCGCAGCACACCCAGCTTCCCGAAGCGCACGTGGAAAGGGGAGCACTGGAAGGAGTTATCGGGCTGCCTCACCACAATCACATCGATGCAGCCCGTCAGGGTGGCAGGGTTCAGCCCCCAGTACAGCTCCTTCACGGTGACAAAGACAGTCTCAGCAAGCTGCCCCACGTAGTTCATTGTCTGGGACTGCAAGGCAGAGACAGGAACAGGCTCAGGTGGGGGGAAAGGGCTCCAGCAGCTAGGTGTGAGTTTGCTCTAGGAGAGCTGATGCACAGCTGCAAGCACAGCCCCATCAAGGGGGCAGGTCCCTATCAAGGGGACAGGTAAGCATCCAGGGAAACCAAGGCAAAAATACAAAGGGTCTTGATGGAAGCCAGCCAGGGACTGAGCACCAGAAAACAGGGCAGAAGCTGAGCACTAACCATTGCATCCAGCTTGGAGGAGAGATTTCCTTGCCATTAGGACACCACCACATTTGTCACTTGCAAGAGCAAATACTACTTTGAGGCAACACCTTGCCATCAAGCTGTTACCATACAAATTTGCTTGGAGGGAGTCCTCCTGCCCTAGGCCAGCCTTAGAAGCTCAGAGCAGAGAGGTGAAGTGCAAGGAGCTGCTTATGTACACCACATGCTCACTTGTATCAAAGCCACATTCCTTGCTCAGAAGTATACATTTAAGTCTCACCAAAACAGGCAAAGCCCTCGCTGAGACCAGAGCTCCCCAGTCCTCACACCTCACCACTGCTGCCATCGCCCAGCTCCCGGGGAGCCCCTGCCCAGGGGCCGCgctgcctggagctgcaggctggcGGAGGAcacccaggcagctctgcagcaccatTTTCACAGGCTCTGAGGTTGCATGGCTTCttatttttgttagaaaaaacACCTGGAAGGAAAATTTTGCCTGCTACATGGTCATCACCTGACCTACTCATACTCAGAGCAGAAGCTAGCCCCCTCTGCCCTACTCAAGCAGGCACGTGGAAGAGATGCATGTCTGCAAAGCTGGAGCTCGCATGGGCCATGCTGGGGATCACAGAACAGCACATGTACAGCAGGCTTTTGCACCCCACCTCACCCCGAGGAGAGTGCACAGGACAGCCACCCCAGAAGGACCACAGACACCCAAAGGAGACCTCTTGGTTCACCAGCAGGGCCAGCCCATGGCACAGCACCCACAAGGGCtctcagcacagcccccagAGCACACCCAGCAAGTGCTGGCTCCTTCCCCAGAGGGATGAGCCCTCTGTCCCCACAAGCACCCAGCCTCTCTggcctgccctgcagcagctcagccctgtCCTGTTCCCAGACATCCCTGCAGGAGGGGACTGCATGTCTCCCCCCGCTCCTTCCCTGGCTGCCAGGAATAAACCAAAGCCCAGAGGCCCCCCATGGCAGCAGGAAAGCACTGTCTGGCTCCAGAAGCATCAGTGCCTCCATCAACATCGGTGCCTCCATCAGCTCTGCTCCAAGCCCAGGTCACAGGGCCAGCCCTGGTGACACTGAGCTGCTGAGCCCAGCttccccagggcaggcagccctccctgctgctcacagcagggAACAAGAGAGAGCTCTGTGTGGCAGCAGAGGGGATTTCTGGAGAGAAGGAGCCTCTGGTCAGCCACAGGGCCCAGGGGATGCACGCTGAGACAGACCAGAAGGATGCACAGGGAAACGCTCAGGCAGATAAACACGTACAGCCCATGGGGGCTGGGATGGGAAAGAGCCCCTCTGAACATGGCATGAAGGCATGCCACGGCCACATCCCCTTTGCagaggcagcatctcctccacAGGGCTTTGTGCCCCTCCACAGGGCAGGATGGCACTCACCTGGGGCCAGATGAGGGTTCTGAGCCCAACAAAGGTGGGCTCTCAGAGTCTAGGAGCTGGGGGGGAGTTTTGGTGACAAAGGGCACTTTGGTCTCTCCAGGTGAGTTTCTGCGGGGTCTGCCCTCAGCGCACAGCTGTCCCCTGCCCACACACTGCCGGGACCTGCACAGTCAGAGCTTGGAGCAGTGGGAAGAGGAGGGCTTCGGGGGCCCTTTTCAGTTTGCTAAAGTTAACACTCAGGGGGCTTCACCcagaagagcagaaggcagagaagagaGGCTGGGACTTCTGAGCCCCCTACCCAGCAATAGATGGAGCAGGTCCACCAGAGAGACAGATAAGTTATGATTTGGAAAGAGGTAACGGGTGGACAAGGCAGGAGAAAGGGTTTTGAGGACACCGAGCCACAGACAGTAAGTAAAGCCTACAGTAGGAGGGGGCTCCCCCACTCCCAAAAAGAGCAGGGCCACAGCCCCTCAGCACACAGAGGGGACAGCCCCCCCAGGGGGTGACAAAGCCACAGCCCACCTCCCCAGCTGAGGACCCCCAGGGCACCCCGGGCCCCTCACCACCTGGCTCTGCTCCAAGCAGCAGcccccctgtccctgcctgtccccagcaccagctgggtggcacagggacagctGTCCCAGAGCTGACACACCCCGTAAGAGCAgcaccttcccctgctccccatccatCACACAGCTGCGAGCTACCCAGAACCTTCCCCTTACCTTACCAGACACCTCAGCACCCTCTCAACTTTGGGTCAAACCAACCAGAGCCCCCGGAGCTGCTCTTCgccacctgcagcacccagctccatAGCACCCAGCTCCGCagctcctcccctccccaccacttCCTTCCTCTCACCTGAGCCAGGGGAGGGCCCCAGCTCCcacacagcacccagcccctgccccagggctccTGCTGAGCCTGTGAGGGCTCCCGGGAGACTTGGAGGGTGGATCTGGAGACAGGGAGTAGCTGTGTGTCATTGCAGCCGCCCGGTTTGCTCCGGCTGCCTTTCACTGGCAGAGACCTGCTCCTCCATCCTTCCCCAGCCAGCATCCcgcaaggctgctgcagcctgaccCCAGGGCTGGCGTTTCCCAGGAAGGTCCTTATTTCGTTTTCAGGACCAGATCTCCAAGTGTTTAACCCCTTGGGGCATGAACTGGATGAAACCCCAGCTCTCAAGACCCTGGCAAAGATTGAGTGAGCCTTTCGGGAAAGGCACACAGAGGCTGCGTGTGCAGTGCTTGGAAAAAATCCGCCCTTGCAGAAGCTTTGTGAGGCCAGGGTGGTGTCTTGCTCTAGAGCCTACACCAGGTGCTAATTTCTCCTGCTCCGTAGGGTTGTGGGGGTTTCGGCAGGGTCATACGGGCTGGGACCACAAAGGGCAGGGTGATAATTGCTGTGTCAGGCCCTTAATTGCTCCGGGATATAAGAACAACTGGGCTGGGAGGAAGGTGGGCTGCTAGTGGGGGAGATTTATGGGGAGTATGTTTAGCTGTTCCTAGTAAACTGGGAGAGGGGATTTTGGTGAGATGCTTCCCTGCAAAACCTAGGGGTTATCAGGCCAAAAGCTTCCAAGGGAAGATGCGTGACTGGTTGTATGCCCCAAACCAGAGCCACCCTgagcccagcctcctgctcctgcagggctcagcccctcCTGCAAGGGCTCTTGGATGCCTTGGGTCTGGTGAGGTGCAAATACATGCTTGGGTCACTTATTTCAAGCTCCCTATCCTGCCCTGCTCTTTGCAAAAAGAGCAGAGGGGGGAATTTTTCCAAGCTCTTTAAGTGTTGTTAAACaaatcccccccacccccggagAAGTTAAAGGAGCTTCAAGGGCtgaggaggtgctccaggtaaCAGAGGGGATGGCAATGTGCTGATAGCTCTCAGCTGCCGAGACGTGGGGAGGCTCCGGCCGTGTCCCTGCTGTGaggcagctgcctgcccagctgGCGGCACACCCGAAAAACTCCCGTGGGGCTGTCAGCACGGGGGCCACCCTTTGTGACCAGCACCCGTGGGAGATGCACCCCTGCTAGGGGCAGGAACTGGCAGCGATTTGCAGCAGCGCAGGAATGCCTTTTCAGAAGAGGGCAGCATTTCTTTGTCAGCCAGCTGAATGCATCCTTGGGTGAGCTCAGAGAAGGCGGGCAGAGCGAGCAGGAGCACGCAAGCAGCGCAGCCTTACTCTGGCTCCAAGCCCCCATCCTCTGGGTGCTGGGGTAAGCAGCTGGGACTCGGGCACCCTACAGAAGTAGCTCCCACCCTTGACCTGTTGGGAGTCGGTTGTTGCCCGACTCCCAAAGCACCAGGTTTGCTCCCCAATGCCgcagctctcccagcacagcagcggCTGGGCACCGCCGTGCACCCAGAGCATCCCTGCGGTACCCACGGCTCCCCCTCGCCCAGCTGCTGCGTCACGCCCGCGCTGTGGAGCTCCTGACCTTCTCATTGCCCTGGTCGCTTTCTACAAAGCCATAGGGTTAATCTTGCTCCTTGGCAGCTGCCCCTGAACCACAAGGCATGTTCTTTTCATGTTCtctctctgttgtttttttttaggggaaGGCAAGCCCTGCAGACCCGTCGCTCCCTGGGCACCCCAAGTTCTCTGCATCCTCCCACCTGGAGAGGTCCAGCAGGGAGAGGTTTGTTCTCCCCTTTTGGGACCCCCACAGCCTGCAGATGTTTGTAACAAGCTTTTCATAACAAGATGGCTCTTTCCTATTAGTCAACTGAAATGTGGTGCCCCAGCTCCCTGTATTCCAGTGCAAAGCGAAGCTCACATGCGTGTCCATCTTGGCAGCTTGCTTCTTGCATCCCTGGCGCTCGTTGCCCATCTCAGATTGCAGCTTCCCCTGGCATGGGATGGCTGCACTCAGGACCCTTGGCACGGCTGCGAGCGCTGTGCCTCTGCCGGCTGGCAGCTGCATCCCCAAGGAAATCTGCCACCATCTCCTCGGCTGTCTGCAGCAGCCACGGAGCCTCCTCCatttccctctgccccagaaAAACACCTCCTGCGTCCAGCCGGCGGGTGAAAGGGGGGACACGCCGTGTCAATGACGGGCTGTTGTCCCCCCCTTTGTATTTCgacagctgctgcaggaaagccaggctgcagccagctcttAGGATGCCGCCAAGGTGGGGCTGGTGTCAGTTCTGCCTCCTCCCTCA
It includes:
- the LPIN3 gene encoding phosphatidate phosphatase LPIN3; the protein is MNYVGQLAETVFVTVKELYWGLNPATLTGCIDVIVVRQPDNSFQCSPFHVRFGKLGVLRSKEKVVDIEINGEPVDLHMKLGDNGEAFFVQESEENERSIPSCLCTSPIPTEENPESAAQLSHGQEVLSAEVALRRRRQRRRKPRRKEVAGPAAGGCEVAVEEVYFSFADLPKEETGLLQAQEVHPYSDGELASMDSPAPSHLSSPRSDSELEIGPQESFALGAESHMQWAWGRLPQVNKSEWVKTTKSTKTAATTVSVTPVAVNERTHFLAISEGLGGGPCPAGPQDPPCSSAVLADEPTLMPKEGNSPHGLMDNPSAMGAESSTGATSAPLEEQKGSERVVLEIQPDVESSEGAAVLSQVGLKSCKPPQRQGSIKRSPHLGPSDVYLEDLSNLDEEQVALYFPRSEVEQTSKPVADPSIPSCVQLLSDVPAESHVDSGSDAMPAIALSLCGGLGGSRQISREKFMEHIISYQEFAENPGLLDDPNLVILINKKYYNWAVAAPMVLSLQAFQRNIPEHTIDRLVKEKMPKRGSRWWFSWRRREFPAEEQQSRPGKANTGTLQPESAQQRQEEEGSSSDEEPLHPGDALATDTSVQKSLPTYKKSLRLSSEQIGRLNLQDGPNEVAFSVTTQYQGTCRCEATIYLWNWDDKVVISDIDGTITKSDALGHILPHLGKDWTHQGIAKLFHKIHLNGYKFLYCSARAIGMAHITKGYLKWVNEQGCALPKGPILLAPSSLFSAFHREVIEKTPEVFKIACLTDIQNLFATKLPFYAAFGNRATDVHAYRQVGLPESRIFMVNPKGELVQGLVRNHKTTYERLSEVVELIFPPLGQRGSIALACPEYSHFAYWRPPLPAVDLEAFS